The Thunnus albacares chromosome 13, fThuAlb1.1, whole genome shotgun sequence genome segment GAGGTAGAATGCTGAGTCCTTGCTGTGCCTGAATAATGTCTGGTTGAAGTGTTTCAGTGCAAGTGAGCTCCAGCATCAAGAGTGGGCACATAACTATGCTCGGCTCTTTTCGCTCTTTACACTGACCCTGCCCTTTATTGGTTacttaatatgtgtgtgtataatgcatgtgtgtgtttgtgtgtgtgaatgagcctGTGCATACACACGCGAGGTCAACCAAAATAGCTCACAATTAGAGTTTTCTTTGTTAatgtctttaatattttctgtaattgtttccttttttgatTTGTTCAAAAAGCATGGATGCTTTACTGGGTTAAACATGcaccagaaaagaaaaagaaaaagaaaaagaaaaactgtgttGCAAAGTGTTGCAAAAGATTCTGATCAATATTCAACTGTTCACTTCAACACTATGACCTTTTCTCATCCTCTGTCACTTTGTCTTACAAACAAGAATTTGCAGTCAATAAGTGACTATATGACGACACTTCAATCAGCAGCAGTTGCAGATGTTCTGACGGTCACGTTATGCTGACTGAGAGctggaaaaagtaaaataactaCAGGATTTGCCTAATGTCTCTGCACTCCAATCATTTGTATTTCTataattatttgtatttcacAGTTGGGGTATGGGGTCAGTGGAGTGCATGTAGCTAAAATCTGAGACATTTTTGCCTGGTGTGTGTCCTGATGATTAGTTTTGAGGAATGTGTGCACTTGTGTAATGATCAGCATGAGATGTCAGGCTGAATGAAGCTGCAGGTGCACCAAAGCAAAACAATACTTTCCGTTTTTTCAGCTGTGAGACTTTGATAGGAGAAAGATTTGTCCTTTCAAATTCCTAAGCTTTCAgggtgttttgttgtttgaggGCCCTAAAAGTACAGGTATTTGACCAAATATATGAAAAActttggaaaaatgaaaaatatacaaagaaaGACTTCCCGGGGGCTGTGGGCTTTAGTGTAACttagaaaacagtgaaacaataaAGTGGAGGCTGAGGgttgacacaaacaaaaatgttaaatcagcCATTTAGGCTGCAGAGAGTGAAAACAGATCAGTTTTAGTTCCAGCCTTGATGTTTTACAAAAAGGAGATGATCTAACAGGTAAGAACTTTTTCCAAAAGTAAGGACAATGCTCTAAATCCTGCTGATATTACATTCTGGGTTTGAATGAGTAAAGAGAAACAAGAGAACATAGCTTACGTACAAGAGTATTGGGATGTTAGAGGTAACCAGGTGCTCTTTCATGAAGTGCTTCATGAGTCAGAGTGTTAAGAAATCTGCTCTGGCATGTACAGGCAACCAGCGGGTAGAAATCAGGTTGGTTTGATGGTGACCAAAGTGACACCAATGGAATTACACTGTGTCGCTCATTCGGTCTCTTCTGTTGAATGGGTTTGATCACAGAGACATGTGCACCATTCATATTATCAAAGAGGAAGAATTAGGGAGGAGCCCCGGTTAAATAGAGTCTTATTGTACTAGTATAACATTATGGCTGAAGGAGCAGCCAGCAGGGAAAGTGAATACTAGAatacagaaatatttgaaattccattttaaaaactttataaTTCATTTTACTATCTGACTTTGCATTAAATTGTGCAAATGTTACTTAAAAAGTAAGTAAGACTGGGCTAAAAGTCATGTTCTGTTGTCCTatctggttgaaagtttcaagCCTGTTTCAACTAACATCTAACTTGCAGTTAGGAGAAACTCTTAGAAATAAGAGCTGTGCCAGTCTTACCTAACTCCTACATTTTTGGAGGAGAATAAAAGTGATTCACAAAGCATTTTAGCCACTAACATCTGCTCCTCAGAGAACAGTTTGAGGTAGTCCAGAAGTCAAAGACCTGGATTGGTATGTCTAAAGCCTGGAGTGAAACTTTGGTCTTTAGGTAACTCAAAATTCTAAGAATGACATATTTTAGTGATACATTTTAGTTCTTTAGTGAAAGTTGCTCTCAGTTTTGTAAATAgctattaagaaaaaaaaaaactcaagttAAACCTCTGGAGGAGTCAAAAACTACATGCTAACACtgacaatgctaatatgctggtgtttgtatgtttatttatgttcacCATTTatagcgtgttagcatgctaagattTGCTACTTAACACTACACACAgtgtacagctgaggttgatggcAATGCCATTagctttgcaggtatttagtcataaaacaaagtattggacaaattaaacttTTTCCCTGACAATGGCCATGGGGGAAAAGTTAGTCATTgggattcatcttctggagaAAATGGCATCCTTGGAGCCACAACACTAATATGGCTAAAACATCACATGCTCTGAGGTGAATGACAAGTGTAGACCTCCATAATACGAAatactgtaattttatttaattcagaCTCGTAAGTTGACCAATAACTGATCATCTTTTCTCCTGCTGATGCCTAAAGTGGCTACTTAGCTGCAGACTACTTTGATCCGGCAGCCACAacgttttgatttttttaattattgtgaGTATGGCTTGACACTTCTATTTCTTCTCTGTCTGGGGCCTCCAACACATTGGAGCCCTGAACCTCAACCTGTGTGTTAAGTCAGCACTATACCTCTTTCATCAGGACACAGTGGTGAAGTGAAAAAACCTTGTTTGGTATGATATAAACCACATAAACCATTTTGAGTCAGATTCAAGTCACATTCTGTCAAATTTCAGCTCTCAATTTCAAGAACTCATTTACAGACTTGTGTAGAATAGGAATCTCACATTCCTGGTGCCATTTAAACAAACTTCAGCAGTTATCTAAAGCTGGCTGATGTGGGTCTGGACTTTAAGCTCGTAAATTCAGAAACAGACCCTGAAGAAAAAGAGTTATCTTACAATTTATTACACCAGTAAAGTCACAGTTAAACACTGCAATCACACTGACAACAGTCACACATTACAGTCCTCTTGCATTGTGCCTCTTGCTCTGTTAATAGTTAGAAACAAACACAGGTGAACACATACCACTTTGACCTTTTGCCTCAGTGCAAAgccaagaaaaataaaagtttagtCAGCTAGCAGTGGAGGTCAAAAAGTCTGAGTCcaataataactttttttttatattaatccAAAAATTATACGCAAGTATAATGTGAATTAAGTAGTTCTCATTTGATGCAgaagttttaaaaatgcttgCAAGAAATTTATATAGACAGTGCATTTCAAGagtcaatatttatttctctgGAATTTGCAATCATTTACCTTTATACATGTTTTGTTAGATGAAATATGCAAGCAGCACACTGAAGTTACCCTCAGCTGTTTCATATATGTTTCACAATCACTGGCTCATTCACAGCTTTGTGCCTATTACcatccaatcatattcatgcTGGTGTACAGCACGGCTATATAACCTGACGTTTGTCATTCTGCTCATACTCTCATGCCAACATTGATTGCTGCTGCAAACAACCTCCTCCTTATGTGCAGTAGTACTCTATTTTTTGTATTGTTGATTTAActcagatgtacagtatgttcatacGTTTATTAGGGGGATTAGTTTCTCAGCAGAATCCTCTTTGCTGCTCAGGTGCTTTTAGAGCTCGGTTAAATAGCAGAGCCTTTTCCGACAACTGTATTTCCTGTAAAGGGTCAGTTCTATTATGTAAGCGTCTTGAATGAACCAAAGTTAGGAATCCACATTACACCAGAAGTTTAATGTCAGTAACCTACTTTTTGGCTGATGCTAAATGTTACTTTTGTCATTTAAGAAGTGATTGAGACCCAGCTCTCTTTTGACTTCCTAACTGACGGAGGGTATTTTAGATGTATTGTTCATCATTAGGTGCAGCCTCTATATGTCATCATGGGCTTGAAAACAACTTGACCTGTGAAAATATCTCCATCTTAATATGTACTTCTTCTATAGGTTTCGGTCATAATAAATGGAGGGGCATCCTGATTGTGCATGTGCCATGACaaactgtaatgttttattctcACCAAAGACACATAAGGTGCACATCCAGACAGCAGGACACAGAAACATGTGTCTCACTGGGTTCAGTAGACTTTtctcccttcctcttctctgGTTCTGGCAGCAACAGCTCCTCCAACAGGCGACTCAAAGAACTTATTTTTTCACTCAATAACTTTCTAAATCCAGCACAAATGGGAATGTTTCCAGTAGTTTTCAGCATCTGGAAAGATTTCAAGATCTCCGACACCtgatgtttaaaagtttataatGAATtcaaagaaccataaacaatgAATTATGTTCAGAAAATGAATGTTATCAATAATGATTAACCTGCAAGGGAGCCCTTGGCCACAGTGGGGACTTCTGAAAAATGTTGTGATTACCTTTCTGAACATCTGTGCCAGCAAAACATCGTATACATAATTTAATACCATTTATTTAGATGGCTAAGTGATAGATTTAGATTTGTTTGACAGCATGTTTTAACAGCCAAACATGGGAAATAGGCTATAGCAGGATCCcagcatttacagtatttgcaGTGTTTAGAAAGTAGCCATTCTTTAGGGTGACACTGTGAATTATTGTTTTGGAGTAAAGTTTGTTGGTGGATCAACTGTACAGCAACAAAACCCCTGTTTGTTATCAGGGACAGTCCATAACAGTTGGCATGAACATTAACTTCAGTGTGTCTGGCTGCATCTGTGGACACCATGCCAAAGTCCTGTCTGCTGTTGGACTGTGTCTCGTGCTGCTGTTGTCATCCGGGGGACTGTGGGGTCATATGGCCTTATCAAACACCCTTACCCTAgtttctggttttgtttgtatAGTGTCGCCCCACTTATGTCTGTTCTACATCGTCCCATTATTTGCTGTATTTAAGGTGACCCACTTGGCACCTTAGCCCTTTGGAATCCTTCCGTTTAACTTCTTGAATCTTGGTGGCTTACATTGGACATACTCTCAGCTGATATGATTTGAGATGAGTGGAAACTACATGATGACAGCATTAAACTGACATACAGATAGTGAAATAGGTTCATGTCTTGCTAAGGTTGATGTAAACCTGTTATTAGGCTCAAACATGTTATTGAAAGAAGGATGACTTAACACTGAGCTCACAGACCCTTCAAATTGGCCACTGCTGTCTACAGTAAGGAGTAAATTTAAACAGATTCGCTGCTGTTTTGTAAAAAATTATGCTAATTTTTCAATTGCACAGCCTgttctttatttaaaatattttttcagaagACATTCAAAATTTGATCAAATCCCTTCATGgttctaatttttttttcaatttaaatccactgttttatttattcatatgatGATGAATTCTATATTTTAGCATCCCAGTCTTGCACCAATATATCTTGTTTCTGCTTTACAAATCTCCATCATGTGAAAACAGAGTCAGTGACAGAGCAGTAGTGTATTCTTCTCTTGCTGTGTCTGCAGTGAGTCTTTCTTCAGTTTGTCATACAGTACATCCCTCCCTGTCATCAAACTCAAAGCCACACATCAGATACCATAAGAAAATACATGTAGATGTGTATATTTGCAAATTACAGATAAGACTTTTAGGCCTCAGAAGATTAAGTGTATGTTATTCAAAagtatttaatttgtgtgtgtgtttttcattgcaAATCATGTGTATGGTGTAAGAGACATAAGTGATATTACTAAATTCTTCGTACTTTATGCACTTTAGTTTTAGGGTGATAGTTTGTTGTTGATGGTGATGTGGTTGTTGTTAATTATAAATTGTAATTCTTGTTTTACAGCTGATTTACTGTCTCAGATTTGATTCTGGGTCACAGCCCTGAAATTCAATGTCCTCACAGTATGAAGTTATGACCCAGTTGAGGGTAAATATCATCCATAGGAAAGTCCAAGTGTCATTgataaaattaatcattaacaCCAAATAAGATGAAATGTTGATTCCTATAATACAAGTGTTTTTAGGGTATAATTCAAATGGccactgcatgtgtgtgatgcTTGAAACTACACTTATTACTTAAAGGCAATATATCTGACTTTCCCTGAAATTGAATGggaacaggtaaaaaaaaaaaaaaagtcacccAGGCATGGTATGGTATTAAGACAAATTTTATTCAGAATGGGTCTGAGTGGAAATATAagagtttatattttttattaaaaaatattgccAATAAATTCACAAAGCTCACCACAAAGCTTGTTTATCCACTCCACGGCAGCTAAATAGCAATTTCTGCATCTCtgacacttttattttaaacaggTTTAATAAACCAAACAGGATATTGTTGATATGTCGGTATGAGAAATGCAAACTTAGCTAGTCCAAGAGTTTGCATGAAACACAGTGTAGTGATGCAGGAAGCATTCAGCGCCAATCACTGTGGACGCAGGTTTGTGGGGGCTTTTACCAGACACTGTATCTACCATGTAGGCTCTAAAGGAGTTCATATCGGGAAACTGGATTGTTGGCCATCATGTGGACAGTTTACATGCCAGGATCGGGGAGTTTCTCAAGTGTGGGCTCCATGCCCCAGATCTCACGAGCATACTGGGCAATGGTGCGATCGCTAGAGAATTTGCCACATCCGGCAATATTGTGGATAACCTTCTTGGTCCATTCCTTGGGGTTCTGATGTGCAGATGAAAAGGAATGATAAGAGATTAATAAGATCATCGATTAATAAGTCTCCTTCCAGTAGTAATGATTCTTTTAATATACTCATGCTAATTAAAATACTATATATCCATAAAGGACCTTTATAAACCATTCCTTTTTAATACACATACCTTGTAAAGAGCATTGACCTTCTCCTGGCATTTGATGTAGTCTTCATAGTCAGCAAAGACCTTAAATCTGTGCAGAAAATAATGCAATTAacttaatgaaaaaatacatgtgCAGTactttgtgcatgcatgtggtgtatgtgtgtgtatgtactactgtatgtacatatggtttttcttttccttttttttgtacCAGAATACAAGTTTATACGCATTcttatttgtgtatgtgcatgcatgtgtgtgtgtgtgccttagACTGTGAATGTTGGATGAGTCTTTACCTGTCATGATGCATCAGCATGTTGACAATTTCTTTAAACAGGTCAGGCTGCTGTGGGCTAAAGTGGCCTCCAGCAATCTGGTCAATAGCCTGTTTCAGCTCTGGCAGGCGGTTGTAGTATGACTCAGCATGGTATCTAAGCAGGGACCACAAATAAATAATGCTCACAttcagaagaaacagaaagacacgGCTGTTGTTGTAGTAACCAGTCCATTCATGGAGTAGTTGTCAAAGCCTAGGCAGAAGTGTCAGTCGGTTCCCCAAGGCCACACCTTTAAGTGTGGAAAACTCAGCTTGTGtggacaaaaaaacagcaaatatttgagaGTGGGATGATGGTTAAAGTGCAAAAAAGTGATAATTACAAAAACCTGTGACAGACTGCAGTGTTGCTGGATTATCAGAGCGCATGAGGCTCACTGCATTGATATCAAGATGTCTTGAGAGTTGGACTATCTTGGAGTGTGTTTCACTGGATGTATCTGATAACAGGTCACAACACTGTGTTCTCAAAGACATTATATGCTGTAGTGgcacaaataaaaagacaagGATGAACCTTTTTTTGCCTCTGCTCCCTTTGTTGTGCCCCTATGGGATTATGTCAAGGTCAATTTATTTTTGAGATTGTACAAGATTATTTTGAGAACTACAGCTGAATATCACCGTAATTCAATGTGGAAATTGCAGAATAAATCAGTTTATGTGAAGATTTGACAAATGTTTGATTAAATCTttataatttttaatatttaatattgaatCAAAAGGATGTCATGAAGTTTTCCATTCAATTAACAAAATGTGTCATGACTTGTTCATCTAGCCAGATGCAGATGATTGTCAAAGCAACATCTGCATTCTGGAGTCTAATTCCAAAGTACTGGCTTAAAGAAAATCTGCAAGTGCAGCAAATTAACTATTATCAGTGACCAAGCAGACTGAACAATATTGACACAGTAGGATGATGATGAACAAGTAATATCACAAGGTAAAATGATAAAGCTTTGGCTGATTTTATCAGCTACAGAACAAAATGTTGTGCTTATGGTAGAAGTTGGAGAATACAAACACAAGTTTGCAGAGATGGGGGTTGTTTCCTTACCCTTTCCTGTCAAGTGCATCAACATCATCCACCAACATGCCGAAGATGAAAAGGTTTCCATCGCCAGCCTCCTCGGCCATCTCAACGTTAGCTCCGTCCATGGTACCAATGGTCAGAGCGCCGTTCAGCATGAACTTCATGTTGCCGGTGCCAGAGGCCTCAGTGCCAGCTGTAGAGATCTGCTCTGACAGATCAGCTGCGGGGATGGCTGTGAGATGAAAGAGGTAAAAGGTTGATGACTCTAATaagcattttgtgtttgtgttttatgctgTGTGTCAAAAAATCCTGACTGGGGACATCTGTTAAAGAGGAAATGAACAGCATGACAATCATGAAaacagatagaaagagagaaacaaagccTGGGAATGCAGCAGGCAATGATTTGTTAATTACCTTTCTCTGCAAGTGTGACTCTGTAGTTCTCCAAAAAGATGACTTTGAGTCGGTCTCCAACCACAGGATCGTGGTTGATCACTTCGCCAATAGCTGTGATCAGACGGATAATCATCTTGGCAGTGTGGTATCCAGGGGCAGCCTGCAACGAAAGGGACAGTTTGAGAAATAATGTAATATGTACTTACTAGTGTGAGATGTTTTCATGAGCCATGAATCTACAAACCTTTCCTCCGATCATGATGGTTCTTGGAGTCCACTGCTTGTTGGGCTCCTTCTTGATGCCTGGCAGACACATAAAGAGGTTATAGGACtgaagtgtctgtgtgttcatgtgcagcAAAATAATCTTCAGGCTCAGGCACAGATATAATCTGTAAATTCCctgaaatcattttaataactGCAATATTTGAATTAGGAGAAAATATCAGGAGCAGAGGATTTTGAATGTGTACTTACGATTATAATAGGTGATCATGTGCAGACAGTTGAGCAGCTGTCTCTTGTACTCATGGATTCTCTTGACTTGGATGTCAAACATGGAGTTGGGGTTGATCTTCACCTTGTAGTGCTCCTCCAAGTGCACAGCAAACTTCAACTTGTTTTCCTATGTcatcaaaatgtgacaaattgtGTGGTTATGTGCACAGCATGTGCTGTATAAAGATGCAAATGCAGAATTTTAGCAAAGAATTTTAGCTTTGTGCTGTTGAGCAGCAGCTGGGTTTAAGTATCCAGCCGTAATAAAGCACCATTATCTATTCACAAGCATCCTCTTGTCTTCTTAAGCCCAATAGCATTAACTCCAAACTGACACATTAACTGCACAGTTAAGATAATCCATTAATGACTTCACCTGCTTCACTTTGGCAATATCACGAATGAAAGCATCATCGTTCACGAACTTGCGCAGATTCTTCAGCTGATCAAGGTCACGAATGAACTCCTCGCCAATTTTCTGATCGACAAAAAATGAGAGTAAGTGAATAAAACATATCTCAGCTGCCATTGTAAGATATGACTTAGGTATTAATTTTGGGTTATTTATGTGAAGTATCGTGTGAGCTAACCTCGGCGATGACCTCAGCCAGGCCGGGGTTGCACATAACAAGCCAGCGGCGGGGAGTGATGCCATTGGTCTTGTTCTGGAACTTATGTGGCTCCATTTCATAGAAGTCCTTGAAGCTGCAGACAGAGTTTagcatcacatatatcacaatGTGCAGATGATGGCGCAGCCCAGGATACCATAGAGGCTGGGAATTTATGAGTTACTACAGATACTACTACACACATGGAGTGCCTTTTAGTGCGACACTACAGGGTATTACAAATTGGTGTTTACAGTATGGACATACATAGTAGCTTTGAGGATATCAGAGTGGATCTGGGCCACACCGTTGACAGCATGGGAACCCACAATACACAAATGGGCCATGTTGATCCTCTTCTGTCCACCTTCCTCAATGAGGGACATACGGCGCAGACGATCATTATCATGAGGATACTTAGCAGAAACTCTCTGCAAAATTAAAGGGAACATAAGACAAAGATGAACTCataggtctttttttttcattttgcctgCTGAatcatgtatttgtattattgtaaatgtaaaagcatGTCTACACAGCCGTTTTAAAATTTGCTTTAACAGGCTCATTTTCCTCAGTATGCAAGTAGATAGATGAAACATGATGTATTATTGTGCAGGCCTGGAAATATTTCTCCTGTGGGAGTCCATGTAACTAAATTCTGACAGATGTTTCAATTAAAAgccaataaacacaattttgcTCTTTGACTTAACATAATCACAGCATTTAGGCCCTCATGCCAATCTTTAAAGTCAGTCCCTGCATTTAAATAGGTTTTTATATACTCTCTCTCCATAGTGGCAAtcttaaaaatatcaattcaCAATCAGATAAGGGCGTTAATTATTGGTATTTTActtgttgttcttcttgttttttatgattatcTGACCTCACATTTTTAATtccatgttgtttttaaatttgactctGAAGGTCCCACTTCACTCAAATTGAATCCTCACCCAAATTCATTGATTCACTGATTGACCAAGCTTTGACATTGCATGTATGTACCTTCCTCAACAAGGCAGATAAATGTACAAAGAGATATTCTATTTTATCACTATATTGGCACCTAACCACAGACATTAGCAGTGTGTTCTTCCTCTGCTATATATAGCAAGGAGGAGTCATGAGGACACATTGTATGCATCATATTATGGAAATGATTACATGTTGCAATGTGCAGTACTAACCTCCAGGTGGCGACGGTTGATCTCATAGACAATTTCCAGGTGACGGGGCAGCAGATGAGCAAACAGGTCGACTGGCCAACGCTCCAGAGCTTCAGGAAGGACGGTGTGATTGGTGTAGGCACAGGTACGCACACAGACATCCCAGGCCTAAACACAGGCAAGAGAAAAAATTATGTGCAagacattatgaaaaaaaagacttattcAAAACAGACTtgagaaacactgtaaataatGGATTTGTGGTGGTAAATCAGGCACTAAATactattatttttctttgttgtccCAATCAAAAGCActggaaattatgtaaaatgaAGCAAAGCAAGAAATGGTAGAAAGAAACTAAAATAATGTA includes the following:
- the pygma gene encoding glycogen phosphorylase, muscle form; this encodes MSKPLSDHDKRKQISVRGLAGVENVTELKQNFNRHLHFTLVKDRNVATKRDYYFALAHTVRDHLIGRWIRTQQHYYEKDPKRVYYISLEFYMGRTLQNTMVNLALENACDEATYQLGLDMEELEDMEEDAGLGNGGLGRLAACFLDSMASLGLAAYGYGIRYEFGIFNQKILNGWQVEEADDWLRYGNPWEKARPEYMRPVHFYGRTEHHHDGVKWVDTQVVLALPYDTPVPGYRNNVVNTMRLWSAKAPCEFNLKDFNVGGYIQAVLDRNLAENISRVLYPNDNFFEGKELRLKQEYFVVSATLQDIIRRFKVSKFGSREIARTDFSKLPDKVAIQLNDTHPAMAIPELMRVLVDEEKLDWDKAWDVCVRTCAYTNHTVLPEALERWPVDLFAHLLPRHLEIVYEINRRHLERVSAKYPHDNDRLRRMSLIEEGGQKRINMAHLCIVGSHAVNGVAQIHSDILKATIFKDFYEMEPHKFQNKTNGITPRRWLVMCNPGLAEVIAEKIGEEFIRDLDQLKNLRKFVNDDAFIRDIAKVKQENKLKFAVHLEEHYKVKINPNSMFDIQVKRIHEYKRQLLNCLHMITYYNRIKKEPNKQWTPRTIMIGGKAAPGYHTAKMIIRLITAIGEVINHDPVVGDRLKVIFLENYRVTLAEKAIPAADLSEQISTAGTEASGTGNMKFMLNGALTIGTMDGANVEMAEEAGDGNLFIFGMLVDDVDALDRKGYHAESYYNRLPELKQAIDQIAGGHFSPQQPDLFKEIVNMLMHHDRFKVFADYEDYIKCQEKVNALYKNPKEWTKKVIHNIAGCGKFSSDRTIAQYAREIWGMEPTLEKLPDPGM